From Columba livia isolate bColLiv1 breed racing homer chromosome 5, bColLiv1.pat.W.v2, whole genome shotgun sequence, one genomic window encodes:
- the LOC102095959 gene encoding inositol 1,4,5-trisphosphate receptor-interacting protein-like 1 → MALLDIVFGILQILIHNVQLVGEELDGETRERMEQRAQMLNREMTRLWQEVERMNQEQRNQEQSGFAWASLLLSALQHWQFWAVAAVLVLLFGLCWWLRKRSHEPEREEESSCNNVEEEKHGEENNDANDPGRHFEHPRQRRVRKRDRDREAVKNLVQKFIDLFNRDVFNTWYPVLENAIEVGSAFEGWSPYEHDIPFCLLVPLKPPRGHIFHLEPRPSWPARNFCIHVELVCTCEVEQPAGETRCFLHGPEEEQSRKEGPNILDDLCTDSCLDVQKTAEWFKKMVRRCWKDLPESATHRLMPVYSERSCKFRVLTQDWEKRFFVELMFGVQEGDSDLFLSNQCVEAAYTPRTLWPETYAVAEMKFFRHIVSQAQGDTCHLRCLKLCARHLLDREFYTYIMKTVVMHLLTTMPLSRWRKRNFLERMEDIAEHLQSSLLERCFNHFFIGNANVPEEINLPLGLRTAEPFNLCQLLDYENARIDFEFVLSELRGLLMYGH, encoded by the coding sequence AACCGGGAGATGACTCGGCTGTGGCAGGAGGTAGAGCGGATgaaccaggagcagaggaaccAGGAGCAGAGCGGCTTTGCTTGGGCatccctgctcctctctgccTTGCAGCACTGGCAGTTCTGGGCCGTTGCTGCGGTCCTGGTCCTGCTCtttgggctctgctggtggctCAGGAAACGGAGCCATgagccagagagagaagaggagagctCCTGTAACAACGTGGAGGAGGAGAAACATGGAGAAGAGAATAACGACGCAAATGACCCAGGAAGGCATTTTGAGCATCCCAGACAGAGGCGAGTTCGGAAGCGGGACAGAGATCGCGAGGCTGTGAAGAACCTGGTGCAAAAATTCATCGATCTCTTCAACCGTGATGTCTTCAATACTTGGTACCCTGTGCTGGAAAACGCCATCGAGGTGGGCAGCGCCTTCGAAGGTTGGAGTCCCTATGAACATGACATCCCCTTCTGCCTGCTTGTGCCTCTGAAGCCCCCCCGTGGACACATCTTCCACCTGGAGCCACGCCCCTCGTGGCCGGCGAGGAACTTCTGCATCCATGTGGAGCTGGTGTGTACTTGTGAGGTGGAGCAGCCGGCAGGAGAGACACGTTGCTTCCTCCATGGCCCCGAGGAGGAGCAGAGTAGGAAGGAGGGCCCCAACATCCTAGACGACCTCTGCACTGACTCCTGCCTAGATGTGCAGAAAACTGCTGAATGGTTCAAGAAGATGGTGAGACGTTGCTGGAAGGATCTGCCTGAGTCAGCCACACACCGCCTGATGCCGGTGTACTCGGAGCGCTCCTGCAAATTCCGGGTGCTGACACAAGACTGGGAGAAAAGGTTCTTTGTTGAGTTGAtgtttggggtgcaggaaggCGACTCAGACCTCTTCCTGAGCAACCAGTGTGTAGAGGCTGCCTACACCCCAAGGACCTTGTGGCCAGAGACCTATGCTGTGGCAGAGATGAAGTTCTTCAGGCATATTGTCAGCCAGGCACAGGGTGACACCTGCCACCTCAGATGCCTGAAGCTCTGCGCCCGCCACCTGCTGGACAGAGAGTTTTACACCTATATCATGAAGACGGTTGTGATGCACCTGCTGACCACCATGCCCCTGTCACGCTGGCGCAAGCGTAATTTCCTGGAGCGGATGGAGGACATCGCGGAgcacctgcagagcagcctgctGGAGAGATGCTTCAACCACTTCTTCATCGGCAATGCGAACGTGCCTGAGGAGATCAACTTGCCCCTCGGATTGCGAACGGCTGAACCATTcaacctctgccagctcctggaCTATGAGAATGCACGCATTGATTTTGAGTTTGTGCTAAGTGAGCTTCGGGGACTCTTGATGTACGGACACTGA